In Phreatobacter stygius, a genomic segment contains:
- a CDS encoding amidohydrolase — MATLDLGLLERDMTAWRRDLHAHPEFGFEEKRTAAFVAAKLRDFGLDAVTEGVGGTGVVGTLKRGTGNRAIALRADMDALRIAEQGGLAYRSQVAGTMHACGHDGHTAMLLGAAWMLAADGGFDGTVHFVFQPAEEWGKGALAMLADGLMERFPFDEIYGLHNMPGLPVGHFQTRAGPIMSAEDNFEIVLTGVGGHAARPHHGNEVLVAACALVTSLQTIVSRRLSPTDIGVVSVTELITDGTRNALPGLARILGDARSFHPEISAEIEKQMRVIAAGTALGYNVAAAVTYTREFVPLLNDAALAEAAFAAARTVFEAGHVSTAGEPMTGSEDFARFLDHVPGCFVLVGNGERSAPLHNPGYDFNDAGLLHGARFHAAIARQRLAPT; from the coding sequence ATGGCGACCTTGGACCTCGGCCTGCTCGAACGCGACATGACGGCCTGGCGGCGCGACCTGCACGCCCATCCGGAGTTTGGCTTCGAGGAAAAACGCACCGCGGCCTTTGTCGCCGCCAAGCTCCGGGACTTCGGCCTCGACGCGGTGACCGAGGGCGTCGGCGGCACCGGCGTGGTCGGCACGCTGAAACGCGGGACGGGCAACCGGGCAATCGCGCTGCGCGCCGACATGGACGCCCTGCGCATCGCCGAACAGGGAGGCCTGGCCTATCGCTCGCAGGTGGCCGGCACGATGCACGCCTGCGGCCATGACGGTCACACCGCCATGCTGCTCGGCGCCGCCTGGATGCTGGCCGCCGATGGCGGCTTCGACGGCACCGTGCATTTCGTCTTCCAGCCCGCCGAGGAATGGGGCAAGGGCGCGCTCGCCATGCTGGCCGACGGGCTGATGGAGCGTTTTCCCTTCGACGAGATCTATGGCCTGCACAATATGCCCGGGCTGCCGGTCGGGCATTTCCAGACCCGCGCCGGGCCGATCATGTCGGCCGAGGACAATTTCGAGATCGTCCTGACCGGCGTCGGCGGCCACGCCGCCCGGCCGCATCATGGCAACGAGGTGCTGGTCGCCGCCTGCGCGCTGGTCACCAGCCTGCAGACCATCGTCTCGCGCCGCCTGAGCCCGACCGATATCGGCGTCGTCTCGGTCACCGAGCTGATCACCGACGGCACCCGCAACGCCTTGCCGGGGCTGGCGCGCATCCTGGGCGATGCGCGCAGTTTCCACCCCGAAATCAGCGCCGAGATCGAAAAGCAGATGCGTGTCATCGCCGCCGGAACGGCGCTTGGCTACAACGTCGCGGCCGCGGTGACCTATACCCGCGAATTCGTGCCGCTGTTGAACGACGCGGCCCTGGCGGAGGCGGCCTTCGCGGCCGCCCGGACGGTGTTCGAAGCCGGCCATGTCAGCACCGCCGGCGAGCCGATGACCGGCTCGGAGGATTTCGCCCGCTTCCTCGACCACGTGCCCGGCTGCTTCGTCTTGGTCGGCAATGGCGAACGGTCCGCGCCGCTGCACAATCCGGGTTACGATTTCAACGACGCCGGCCTGCTCCACGGCGCCCGCTTTCACGCGGCGATCGCGCGGCAGCGGTTGGCGCCGACCTGA
- a CDS encoding Bug family tripartite tricarboxylate transporter substrate binding protein, translating to MAATKTVLSAFVWSAAILLAATGMALAQYPNRPISIMVGFSAGGTSDVAARILAERMSQSLRTPVIVENRPGAGGSVAAAATARATPDGYAIMLSDPGAFAINPIAFPQNARYDSLTDFVPIALVGQSPLVLVVPANRPFTTIAALNAHLRSHAGTANYASSGNAGISQFGAELYLKRAGDLAALHIPYRGGAPMMEALYKGEVDFGVAVLASAVALIEGGAVRAVALAAPSATPAVANVPLLERLGFPNSTMTSWVIMIGPRGMPPDVVARLNAAINDAISDPGVRQRLLSAGIETYPPATPAETGDYLKGEVERYRAYQTELGDRLTR from the coding sequence ATGGCAGCGACAAAAACCGTGCTTTCCGCTTTCGTCTGGTCCGCGGCGATCCTGCTCGCGGCAACCGGCATGGCCTTGGCGCAATATCCCAACCGGCCGATCAGCATCATGGTCGGCTTTTCGGCCGGCGGCACGAGCGATGTCGCGGCGCGGATCCTGGCGGAACGCATGAGCCAGTCGCTGCGCACACCGGTCATCGTGGAAAACCGTCCGGGCGCCGGCGGTTCGGTCGCCGCCGCCGCGACGGCGCGGGCAACCCCCGACGGTTATGCCATCATGCTCTCCGATCCCGGCGCCTTCGCCATCAACCCCATCGCCTTCCCGCAGAACGCTCGCTACGATTCGCTGACCGATTTCGTGCCGATCGCCCTGGTCGGCCAGTCGCCGCTCGTGCTGGTGGTGCCGGCGAACCGGCCGTTCACCACCATCGCCGCGCTCAATGCCCATTTGCGCAGCCATGCCGGCACCGCCAATTACGCGTCGTCGGGCAATGCCGGCATCTCCCAGTTCGGCGCCGAACTCTATCTCAAGCGCGCCGGGGATCTCGCCGCGCTGCACATTCCCTATCGTGGCGGCGCCCCGATGATGGAGGCGCTCTACAAGGGCGAGGTCGACTTCGGCGTGGCGGTGCTCGCCTCGGCGGTCGCGCTGATCGAAGGCGGCGCGGTGCGCGCGGTGGCGCTGGCAGCGCCCAGCGCCACCCCGGCGGTCGCCAATGTGCCGCTGCTCGAGCGTCTCGGCTTTCCGAACAGCACGATGACCTCCTGGGTCATCATGATCGGGCCGCGCGGCATGCCGCCCGACGTCGTCGCCCGCCTCAATGCGGCGATCAACGACGCGATCTCCGATCCGGGCGTCCGTCAGCGGCTGCTGAGCGCCGGCATCGAGACCTATCCGCCGGCAACGCCCGCGGAGACCGGCGACTATCTCAAGGGCGAGGTCGAGCGTTATCGCGCCTACCAGACCGAGCTCGGCGATCGACTGACCCGCTGA
- a CDS encoding flavin-containing monooxygenase → MSMINVPDNEATPPLETFDVVVVGAGLSGVGAAYHLTRQCPDRRFVVLESQESFGGTWLTHRFPGIRSDSDLYTLGYRFKPWTGPPIATAAEIRRYMGEVIAENGLAAHIRYRHAIVSADWSPDDKRWTIVAVRTDTGERLLFAANFLWMCQGYYRHAEGYTPDWDGMAAFKGQIVHPQTWPDDLDYTGKQVLVIGSGATAATLVPAIAGDCAHVTILQRSPTFYRTGRNAIPIADELRQLDIKEEWIHEIVRKKILYEQAAFTRRCLAEPEAVKADMLADVRAHLGPEAAVDPHFTPRYRPWRQRIAFVPNGDLFATIRSGQTSVVTDEIERFTEAGILLKSGKTLTADIIVTATGFHLSGPGAIDFSIGGQALDFTDTVTYRGMMFTGVPNLAWIFGYFRASWTLRVDLVADFVCRLLNHMQATGVSEVQPALRAEDQDMPILPWTDPEDFNPGYLMRGMHLLPKRGDKPDWQHSQDYWAEKDQFPAIDFADPAFVFK, encoded by the coding sequence ATGAGCATGATCAACGTGCCGGACAATGAGGCAACGCCACCGCTCGAAACCTTCGACGTCGTTGTCGTCGGCGCCGGGCTGTCAGGGGTCGGCGCCGCCTATCACCTGACCCGGCAATGCCCCGATCGACGCTTCGTCGTCCTGGAATCGCAGGAGAGCTTCGGCGGGACCTGGCTCACCCACCGCTTTCCGGGCATCCGTTCCGACAGCGATCTCTATACGCTCGGCTACCGGTTCAAGCCCTGGACCGGCCCGCCGATCGCCACCGCCGCCGAGATCCGCCGTTACATGGGCGAGGTCATCGCTGAGAACGGGCTCGCGGCGCATATCCGCTATCGCCACGCCATCGTTTCGGCCGACTGGTCGCCCGACGACAAGCGCTGGACCATCGTGGCGGTCAGGACCGATACCGGCGAAAGGCTGCTTTTTGCCGCGAATTTCCTCTGGATGTGCCAGGGTTATTATCGCCACGCCGAGGGCTATACGCCTGACTGGGACGGCATGGCCGCGTTCAAGGGCCAGATCGTTCATCCCCAGACCTGGCCCGACGACCTGGATTATACCGGCAAGCAGGTGCTGGTGATCGGCTCGGGCGCAACGGCTGCGACGCTGGTGCCGGCCATTGCAGGCGATTGCGCCCATGTCACCATCCTGCAGCGCTCGCCGACCTTTTACCGCACCGGCCGCAACGCCATCCCGATCGCCGACGAGCTCCGGCAATTGGACATCAAGGAAGAGTGGATCCACGAGATCGTCCGCAAGAAGATCCTCTACGAGCAGGCCGCCTTCACCCGCCGCTGCCTCGCCGAACCCGAAGCGGTGAAGGCGGACATGCTGGCCGATGTCCGGGCACATCTCGGGCCGGAGGCGGCGGTCGACCCGCATTTCACGCCACGCTACCGGCCCTGGCGCCAGCGCATCGCCTTTGTCCCGAACGGCGATCTGTTCGCCACCATTCGCTCCGGCCAGACCTCGGTCGTGACCGACGAAATCGAGCGTTTCACCGAAGCCGGCATCCTCCTGAAATCCGGCAAGACGCTCACCGCCGACATCATCGTCACCGCCACGGGTTTCCACCTGAGCGGCCCCGGCGCCATCGATTTCTCGATTGGCGGCCAGGCCCTCGACTTCACCGATACGGTCACCTATCGCGGCATGATGTTCACCGGCGTGCCCAATCTCGCCTGGATCTTCGGATATTTCCGCGCCAGCTGGACCTTGCGGGTGGACCTGGTCGCCGACTTCGTCTGCCGGCTGCTCAACCACATGCAGGCGACCGGCGTCAGCGAGGTCCAGCCGGCCTTGCGCGCCGAAGACCAGGACATGCCGATCCTGCCCTGGACCGACCCGGAAGACTTCAATCCGGGCTATCTGATGCGCGGCATGCATCTCCTGCCGAAACGCGGCGACAAGCCCGACTGGCAGCACAGCCAGGACTATTGGGCCGAAAAGGACCAGTTCCCCGCCATCGACTTCGCCGATCCGGCCTTCGTGTTCAAATGA
- a CDS encoding Zn-dependent hydrolase — MTALSIDAERLIGRIRELGEIGRDGDGRLTRLAGSDADKAGRDRFVAWLRQAGLAVAIDRVGNIFGIWASTDNADKKPILIGSHIDTVIDAGIFDGCYGVLSGLAVIEALQAAGFIPARPIAVAAFTNEEGVRYAPDMLGSLVHAGGLSTEAALAISGTDGTQLGAELARIGYAGAQEPGFLKPHAYVELHIEQGPVLEREGLRIGAVENLQGISWQRVTIDGEANHAGTTPMSMRRDAGHAAARVITFLRDEARGSNSPTVATVGCMRFEPDAINVIPSRAGFTVDLRDPDEQRLTAAEAALSGYLDELAAAEQVTITVERLARFAPVAFDRTIVELIEDAARTHGLAARRMTSGAGHDAQMIARVAPSAMIFVPSIGGISHSPRERTNDADLIAGATVLLDVVARLAAAE; from the coding sequence ATGACAGCGCTGTCGATCGACGCGGAACGCCTGATCGGCCGGATCCGGGAGCTCGGCGAGATCGGTCGCGACGGTGACGGCAGGCTCACCCGGCTCGCCGGCTCCGACGCCGACAAGGCCGGCCGCGACCGGTTCGTCGCCTGGCTCAGGCAGGCCGGACTTGCGGTCGCAATCGACCGCGTCGGCAATATCTTCGGCATCTGGGCCAGCACCGACAACGCCGACAAGAAGCCCATCCTGATCGGCTCGCATATCGACACCGTCATCGATGCCGGCATTTTTGACGGCTGCTACGGCGTGCTCTCCGGTCTCGCCGTGATCGAGGCGCTGCAGGCCGCCGGTTTTATCCCGGCCCGGCCGATCGCGGTCGCCGCCTTCACCAATGAGGAAGGCGTGCGTTACGCCCCTGACATGCTGGGCTCGCTGGTCCATGCCGGCGGGCTGTCGACCGAGGCGGCCTTGGCGATATCCGGCACCGATGGAACGCAGCTCGGCGCCGAACTCGCCCGCATCGGTTATGCCGGCGCGCAAGAGCCCGGCTTTCTCAAACCCCATGCCTATGTCGAGCTGCATATCGAGCAGGGCCCGGTGCTCGAGCGCGAGGGTTTGAGGATCGGCGCGGTGGAAAACCTGCAAGGGATCTCCTGGCAGCGTGTCACCATCGACGGCGAGGCCAATCATGCCGGCACGACGCCCATGTCGATGCGCCGCGATGCCGGTCATGCCGCGGCGCGCGTCATCACCTTCCTGCGCGATGAGGCCCGGGGCTCGAACAGCCCGACGGTCGCGACCGTCGGCTGCATGCGCTTCGAGCCTGATGCCATCAACGTCATCCCGTCGCGCGCCGGTTTCACCGTCGACCTGCGCGATCCCGACGAACAGCGCCTCACGGCGGCGGAGGCGGCGCTCTCAGGCTATCTCGACGAGCTGGCCGCGGCCGAGCAGGTGACCATCACGGTCGAGCGGCTGGCGCGCTTCGCGCCCGTCGCCTTCGACCGGACCATTGTCGAACTGATCGAAGACGCCGCCAGGACGCACGGCCTCGCGGCGAGGCGCATGACCTCCGGCGCCGGCCACGACGCCCAGATGATCGCCCGCGTCGCGCCGTCGGCGATGATCTTCGTACCGAGCATCGGCGGCATCAGCCACAGCCCGCGCGAACGGACCAATGACGCCGACCTGATCGCCGGCGCCACTGTCCTGCTCGATGTGGTCGCCCGGCTGGCGGCCGCGGAATGA
- a CDS encoding NADPH-dependent FMN reductase has product MTQYKIAVVVGSLRRDSLNRKLATAIAKLAPPTFSFHQVEIGDLPLYNQDDDGNQAPAVKRLKAEISGSQGLLFVTAEYNRSMPGVLKNAIDHASRPYGHNAWAGKPAGVIGISVGSLGTAMAQQHLRNVLAYLDVPTLGQPEAFVQAKADLFTASGDAGDGIKAFLQGWMDKYVAWVTRLAV; this is encoded by the coding sequence ATGACCCAGTACAAGATAGCCGTCGTGGTCGGCAGCCTGAGGCGCGATTCGCTCAACCGCAAATTGGCCACCGCCATCGCCAAACTGGCGCCGCCGACCTTCTCGTTCCATCAGGTCGAGATCGGCGACCTGCCGCTCTACAATCAGGACGACGACGGCAACCAGGCGCCAGCAGTCAAGCGGCTGAAGGCGGAGATCTCGGGCTCCCAGGGCCTGTTGTTCGTCACCGCCGAATATAACCGCTCGATGCCCGGCGTCCTGAAAAACGCCATTGACCACGCCTCGCGGCCCTATGGCCACAATGCCTGGGCCGGCAAGCCGGCCGGTGTGATCGGCATTTCCGTTGGCTCGCTGGGCACGGCCATGGCGCAGCAGCATCTGCGCAACGTGCTCGCCTATCTGGATGTGCCGACGCTCGGGCAGCCGGAGGCCTTCGTCCAGGCCAAGGCCGATCTGTTCACCGCGTCGGGCGATGCCGGCGACGGCATCAAGGCCTTCCTGCAAGGCTGGATGGACAAATACGTCGCCTGGGTGACGCGGCTCGCCGTCTGA
- a CDS encoding methyltransferase family protein, whose protein sequence is MADRDHDNPGLPVLPPVLPAAALALAIVLDWLPPHILAPPVGFNLQVIAGAVILAAALWFGISAVRLFGKAGTNVIPTQPTLTIVTGGPYRFSRNPMYLGMVLALLGLSLIFSLEWGVILTPVLWLALDRLIVVREEAYLRRKFGATYEALLDRTRRWL, encoded by the coding sequence ATGGCCGATCGCGATCACGACAATCCCGGGCTGCCGGTGCTGCCACCGGTCCTGCCGGCCGCGGCCCTGGCCCTGGCCATCGTCCTGGACTGGCTGCCGCCGCATATCCTAGCGCCGCCGGTCGGCTTCAACCTGCAGGTGATCGCCGGCGCGGTCATTCTGGCCGCCGCCTTGTGGTTCGGCATCAGTGCCGTCAGGCTGTTCGGCAAGGCCGGAACCAATGTCATTCCGACCCAGCCGACACTGACCATCGTCACCGGCGGGCCCTACCGGTTCTCGCGCAACCCGATGTATCTCGGCATGGTGCTGGCTCTCTTGGGGCTCAGCCTGATCTTCTCGCTCGAATGGGGCGTGATCCTCACCCCGGTGTTGTGGCTGGCGCTCGACCGGCTGATCGTGGTGCGCGAGGAGGCCTATCTCCGGCGCAAGTTCGGCGCGACCTATGAGGCGCTGCTCGACCGGACGCGCCGCTGGCTTTGA
- a CDS encoding ArsR/SmtB family transcription factor, which produces MPDPEGHPSAEEMQLGTIFSALADPLRRGIVRLLAAEPPGSERACGSFGLPVTKATRTHHFRVLREAGLIFQTDLGNRKTTRLRRAELDARFPGLIDLLVANG; this is translated from the coding sequence ATGCCTGACCCGGAAGGGCACCCCTCAGCCGAGGAAATGCAGCTCGGCACGATCTTCTCGGCGCTGGCCGATCCGCTCAGGCGGGGGATCGTGCGGCTGCTGGCGGCCGAGCCGCCGGGCAGCGAACGCGCCTGCGGTTCCTTCGGCCTGCCGGTCACCAAGGCGACGCGCACCCACCATTTCCGCGTCTTGCGCGAGGCGGGCCTGATCTTTCAGACCGACCTCGGCAACCGCAAGACCACCCGGCTCAGGCGCGCGGAGCTCGACGCGCGGTTTCCGGGCCTGATCGACCTCCTGGTCGCCAACGGCTGA
- a CDS encoding PIN domain-containing protein, which translates to MTRYLLDTNVISNVIKPEPSEALLAWLGAQKDDDLFIASLTVAEIQRGILEKPPGRKRRALEAWFAGPEGPQALFAGRVLPFDERAGLIWARLMADGKTAGRPRSSLDMIIASIAAANDCVVVTDNTRDFAEIDFINPLRNDADAPAV; encoded by the coding sequence GTGACGCGGTATCTTCTCGACACCAACGTCATCAGCAATGTCATCAAGCCGGAGCCATCCGAGGCCCTGCTTGCATGGTTGGGCGCGCAGAAGGATGACGACCTCTTCATCGCTTCACTGACCGTAGCCGAGATCCAGCGCGGCATCCTGGAGAAGCCACCGGGCCGCAAGCGCCGGGCACTGGAGGCATGGTTCGCCGGACCGGAAGGCCCGCAAGCCCTCTTTGCCGGCCGCGTCCTGCCATTCGACGAACGCGCGGGTCTGATCTGGGCGCGCCTGATGGCCGATGGCAAGACGGCCGGCCGGCCGCGCAGCAGCCTCGACATGATCATCGCGTCCATTGCCGCCGCCAATGACTGCGTCGTCGTGACGGACAATACCAGGGATTTCGCGGAGATCGATTTCATCAATCCGCTGCGGAATGACGCCGATGCGCCCGCGGTCTAG
- a CDS encoding diaminopropionate ammonia-lyase — protein MFYLNRHPDHQKPLAPVDAETLGVAAATEVERFLGFRDNHAETPLRALDALATELGLGAIHLKDEGFRLGLGSFKALGGSYAVIRLVLEEASRRLGRPVDVAELQGPEIRAIAQAMTFACATDGNHGRSVAQGAALVGAKAAIFVHAGVSDARVAAIARFGAEMIRVEGTYDESVAEAARVAAEKGWTTVSDTSWPGYERIPGLVMQGYTAIMREALRGLDQPPTHVFVQAGVGGIAAAVAGHLAIVLGDARPTVVVVEPARAACLFETAKAGHPVKIAHGEPTVMAMLECYEPSLVAWRVLARAADGFMTVDEDDAVAVMNRLARPAGNDPVVVAGESGGVGLAGLIRAAADPAIRTTLGLDAKSRVFVIITEGATDPERYAQLVPARSPAART, from the coding sequence ATGTTTTATCTCAACCGGCACCCCGACCACCAGAAGCCCCTCGCCCCGGTGGACGCGGAAACGCTGGGCGTCGCCGCGGCCACCGAGGTCGAACGCTTCCTCGGGTTTCGCGACAACCATGCCGAGACGCCGTTGCGCGCGCTCGACGCGCTCGCGACCGAGCTCGGCCTTGGCGCCATCCACCTCAAGGACGAGGGCTTTCGCCTCGGCCTCGGCAGCTTCAAGGCGCTGGGCGGGTCCTATGCGGTCATTCGCCTGGTGCTCGAAGAGGCGAGCCGCCGGCTCGGGCGGCCGGTCGATGTCGCCGAGCTGCAGGGGCCGGAGATCAGGGCCATCGCCCAAGCCATGACATTTGCCTGCGCGACCGACGGCAATCACGGCCGCTCGGTGGCGCAGGGCGCCGCGCTCGTCGGTGCGAAAGCCGCGATCTTCGTCCATGCCGGCGTCAGCGATGCCCGGGTCGCGGCGATCGCCCGCTTCGGCGCCGAGATGATCCGGGTCGAGGGCACCTATGACGAGTCGGTTGCCGAAGCCGCGCGGGTCGCAGCGGAGAAAGGCTGGACCACCGTCTCCGACACGTCCTGGCCGGGCTATGAGCGCATTCCAGGCCTGGTGATGCAGGGCTATACGGCGATCATGCGCGAGGCGCTGCGCGGGCTTGACCAACCGCCGACCCATGTCTTCGTCCAGGCCGGCGTCGGTGGCATCGCCGCTGCGGTGGCCGGCCATCTCGCCATCGTGCTCGGCGACGCCAGGCCGACGGTCGTGGTGGTCGAGCCGGCGCGCGCCGCCTGTCTGTTCGAGACCGCCAAGGCCGGCCATCCCGTCAAGATCGCCCATGGCGAGCCAACGGTGATGGCCATGCTCGAATGTTACGAGCCCTCGCTGGTCGCCTGGCGGGTGCTGGCGCGCGCCGCGGATGGGTTCATGACGGTCGACGAGGACGATGCGGTGGCGGTGATGAACCGCCTCGCCCGGCCGGCCGGCAACGACCCTGTCGTCGTGGCGGGCGAAAGCGGCGGCGTCGGCCTTGCCGGCCTGATCCGCGCCGCCGCGGATCCCGCGATCAGGACGACGCTCGGCCTCGATGCCAAGTCCCGCGTCTTCGTCATCATCACCGAAGGCGCGACCGATCCCGAGCGTTATGCTCAGCTGGTTCCGGCGCGGTCACCGGCGGCAAGAACCTGA
- a CDS encoding LamB/YcsF family protein, which yields MTMKINLNADIAEGFGAYDIGNDAELMTIIRSANVACGFHAGDANSMHRLVTLAKTEAVSIGVHSGFNDLWGFGRRKIDMDPKDLELMVAYQIGALKAMARYAGLAVTHLKPHGALNNMAAVREDYALAIGRAIQVVDAELIYVALTGSEMEKAARKLGLKLAREGFADRQYEQDGNLTPRSIPGSVYEDPAVALAQCLAMVRDGHVVSRQGSRVAVAAETICVHGDEPTAVALARHVRQGLEAAGCRIVTIPEMLN from the coding sequence ATGACCATGAAGATCAACCTGAATGCCGATATCGCCGAGGGCTTCGGCGCCTATGATATCGGCAATGACGCGGAGCTCATGACGATCATCAGGTCGGCCAATGTCGCTTGCGGCTTTCACGCCGGCGATGCCAATTCCATGCATCGGCTCGTCACCCTGGCGAAGACCGAAGCGGTCAGCATCGGCGTCCATTCAGGCTTCAACGATCTCTGGGGTTTCGGCCGCCGGAAGATCGACATGGATCCCAAGGACCTCGAATTGATGGTCGCCTACCAGATCGGCGCGTTGAAGGCGATGGCGCGTTATGCCGGCCTGGCCGTGACCCATCTGAAGCCGCACGGCGCGCTCAACAACATGGCGGCGGTGCGCGAGGACTATGCCCTGGCGATCGGCCGGGCCATCCAGGTCGTCGATGCCGAGCTGATCTATGTCGCGCTCACCGGCTCGGAGATGGAGAAGGCGGCGCGCAAGCTCGGCCTGAAACTCGCCCGCGAAGGTTTCGCCGACCGGCAATATGAACAGGACGGCAACCTGACGCCGCGATCCATTCCGGGCTCGGTCTACGAGGACCCGGCGGTGGCGCTCGCCCAATGCCTGGCAATGGTCAGGGACGGCCATGTCGTGTCGCGCCAGGGCAGCCGTGTCGCGGTCGCGGCCGAGACGATCTGTGTTCACGGCGACGAGCCGACCGCCGTGGCGCTGGCGCGCCACGTCCGACAAGGCCTGGAGGCGGCCGGCTGCCGCATCGTGACCATCCCGGAAATGCTGAACTGA
- a CDS encoding P1 family peptidase, whose product MIARARSLGLICGALPPGPLNAITDVEGVKVGHHTLRDGDLLTGFTAILPHPGDLFRDKVRAGLDIINGFGKSAGLVQVAELGQIETPILLGNTLSVGTGFNALVTRALAANGDIGRDTGTVNPVVLECNDGWLSDIRARALTEADAFQALDAARTGPVEEGAVGAGTGMSAFGFKGGIGTASRLVSLDGRGYTVGVLALANFGNAGDLVLPDGRRPLPPAGPAPGEPERGSVILVLATDIPLESRQLARIARRCGAGLARLGAFWGNGSGDIAVAFTTAGRIGHHDRADLVALVALNENRIDLPFRAAAEATQEAVINALLAAPATSGRDGHWRPSLADVLRAPS is encoded by the coding sequence ATGATCGCGCGCGCCCGTTCTCTCGGTCTCATCTGCGGCGCGCTGCCGCCGGGTCCCCTCAACGCCATCACCGATGTCGAGGGCGTCAAGGTCGGCCATCACACCTTGCGTGACGGCGATCTCCTGACCGGTTTCACCGCGATCCTGCCGCATCCAGGCGACCTGTTCCGCGACAAGGTGCGTGCCGGTCTCGACATCATCAACGGCTTCGGCAAGAGCGCCGGCCTGGTCCAGGTCGCCGAACTCGGTCAGATCGAAACGCCGATCCTGCTCGGCAACACGCTGTCGGTCGGCACCGGCTTCAATGCGCTGGTCACCCGCGCGCTCGCCGCCAATGGCGATATCGGCCGCGACACCGGAACGGTGAACCCGGTCGTGCTCGAATGCAATGACGGCTGGCTGTCCGACATCCGGGCGCGGGCGCTGACCGAGGCCGATGCGTTCCAGGCCCTCGACGCGGCCAGGACCGGCCCGGTCGAGGAAGGCGCGGTCGGCGCCGGCACCGGCATGAGCGCCTTCGGTTTCAAGGGCGGCATCGGCACCGCCTCGCGCCTCGTCAGCCTCGACGGCCGCGGCTATACGGTCGGCGTGCTGGCGCTGGCCAATTTCGGCAATGCCGGCGACCTCGTCCTGCCCGACGGCCGCCGCCCGCTGCCGCCGGCGGGCCCGGCGCCGGGTGAGCCCGAGCGCGGCTCGGTCATCCTGGTGCTGGCCACCGACATTCCCCTGGAATCGCGCCAACTCGCGCGCATCGCCCGGCGTTGCGGTGCCGGGCTCGCCCGGCTCGGCGCCTTCTGGGGCAATGGCAGCGGCGATATCGCCGTCGCCTTCACCACCGCCGGGCGCATCGGCCATCACGATCGCGCCGACCTGGTCGCGCTGGTGGCGCTGAACGAGAACCGCATCGACCTGCCGTTTCGCGCTGCGGCCGAAGCGACCCAGGAGGCCGTCATCAACGCGCTGCTGGCGGCACCGGCGACATCGGGCCGCGACGGCCATTGGCGGCCGTCCCTGGCCGACGTGCTCCGCGCGCCATCCTGA
- a CDS encoding Lrp/AsnC family transcriptional regulator yields the protein MAQTQSASVALDRFDLAILAILQRDNTTPQRVIGAAVNLSAPAVQRRIKRMEEAGVIRANVALVDPAQVGQPITIFVEVEVISETAALIDAAKREFTAAPEVQQCYYVTGEADFILIIVVPTMGDYEALTRRLFFGNNNVKRFRTFVAMDRVKVGLAVPLVG from the coding sequence TTGGCCCAGACACAGTCCGCTTCGGTCGCACTCGACCGGTTCGACCTCGCCATTCTCGCCATCCTGCAGCGCGACAACACCACGCCGCAGCGGGTGATCGGCGCGGCGGTCAATCTGTCGGCGCCGGCGGTCCAGCGCCGGATCAAACGCATGGAGGAGGCCGGTGTCATCAGGGCCAATGTCGCGCTGGTCGATCCGGCCCAGGTCGGTCAGCCGATCACCATTTTCGTCGAGGTCGAGGTGATCAGTGAAACCGCCGCGCTGATCGACGCGGCCAAGCGGGAGTTCACCGCCGCGCCGGAAGTGCAGCAGTGCTATTACGTCACCGGCGAGGCCGACTTCATCCTGATCATCGTGGTGCCGACCATGGGCGACTACGAGGCCCTGACGCGCCGGCTGTTCTTCGGCAATAACAACGTCAAGCGGTTCCGCACCTTCGTCGCCATGGACCGGGTGAAGGTCGGGCTGGCCGTGCCGCTGGTGGGATGA